In Lycium ferocissimum isolate CSIRO_LF1 chromosome 11, AGI_CSIRO_Lferr_CH_V1, whole genome shotgun sequence, a single genomic region encodes these proteins:
- the LOC132037172 gene encoding probable flavin-containing monooxygenase 1, whose protein sequence is MAIIRSKIGIIGAGISGIAAAKQLAKYEPMVFEATDCIGGVWKHCSYRSTKLQTPRCDYEFSDFLWTERDNTNYPTYQEILDYLYSYAQHFDVLKFVNFNSKVVEIKFVGDREMNYFGGYGSLLTGNPVWEVAVRTNQSETLQWYAFEFLLMCTGKYGDIPNIPNFPNKKGPEVFKGQVLHTLDYSKLDQEASTTLVKGKKVAVVGYKKSAIDLAVECAEANQGPEGQPCTMVVRSSHWTIPHYSIWGLPFYLFYSTRSSQFLRPRPNQGLFRTLLCHMLSPMRKATSKFIESYLEWKLPLKKYGLKPEHPFEEDYASCQMAILPENFFSEADKGKILFKRTSKWWFWEGGVEFDDNTKLEADVVILATGFDEKKKLKAILPDPFRSLLEFPLGMIPLYRGTIHPLIPNMSFVGYVESGSNLRSAEIRSIWLSRLVDDLFKLPSVEKMLEQITQEMEIMKMTTRFYKRSCISSFSINHYDEICEEMGWKSWRKKNWFAEAFKPYNSQDYADTK, encoded by the exons ATGGCTATCATCCGTTCGAAAATCGGAATAATTGGTGCTGGAATTAGCGGCATAGCAGCAGCTAAACAGCTAGCCAAGTATGAGCCAATGGTGTTCGAGGCAACGGACTGTATAGGAGGAGTGTGGAAGCACTGTTCTTATAGGTCTACTAAATTGCAAACCCCTCGTTGTGACTATGAGTTCTCTGATTTTCTATGGACTGAGAGGGATAATACAAATTACCCAACTTATCAGGAAATATTGGACTACTTATACTCATATGCTCAACACTTTGATGTGTTGAAATTTGTTAACTTCAACTCTAAGGTGGTAGAAATCAAGTTTGTGGGCGATCGAGAAATGAATTATTTTGGTGGATATGGAAGTTTGTTGACTGGTAATCCAGTCTGGGAGGTTGCTGTTCGAACCAATCAATCTGAAACCCTACAg tgGTATGCCTTCGAATTCCTGTTGATGTGCACTGGAAAATACGGAGATATCCCAAATATACCGaattttccaaacaaaaaaGGGCCAGAAGTTTTCAAGGGTCAAGTTCTACATACGCTTGATTACTCTAAACTTGACCAAGAAGCATCTACCACACTTGttaaagggaagaaagttgcgGTCGTGGGCTATAAAAAATCAGCCATTGATCTTGCTGTTGAATGTGCTGAAGCAAATCAAG GACCTGAAGGCCAACCCTGTACAATGGTAGTTAGGTCTTCGCATTGGACAATTCCACACTATTCTATTTGGGGTTTGCCATTTTACTTGTTCTATTCAACTAGATCTTCTCAGTTTCTCCGTCCAAGGCCAAATCAAGGCCTGTTCAGGACCCTGCTTTGccacatgctttctcccatg AGAAAAGCAACTTCCAAGTTCATCGAGTCATATTTGGAATGGAAACTCCCACTAAAAAAGTATGGACTAAAACCAGAACACCCATTTGAGGAAGATTATGCATCATGTCAGATGGCTATCTTGCCGGAGAATTTCTTCAGCGAGGCTGATAAGGGTAAAATCTTGTTTAAAAGAACATCAAAGTGGTGGTTCTGGGAAGGAGGAGTTGAATTCGATGACAACACCAAGTTGGAAGCCGATGTTGTCATACTTGCAACTGGTTTTGATGAGAAGAAAAAGCTCAAAGCCATATTACCAGATCCCTTTCGCAGTCTGCTGGAGTTCCCCTTGGGCATGATACCCTTGTACAG GGGTACAATCCATCCATTGATTCCAAATATGTCTTTCGTGGGTTACGTTGAAAGTGGTTCAAACTTGCGTTCAGCTGAAATCCGTAGCATATGGCTATCACGACTTGTAGATGATCTTTTTAAACTTCCATCCGTTGAGAAAATGCTTGAACAGATAACACAAGAGATGGAGATTATGAAGATGACTACAAGATTCTACAAGAGAAGTTGCATTTCCAGTTTCAGTATCAATCATTATGATGAAATATGTGAAGAGATgggatggaaatcatggaggAAGAAGAATTGGTTTGCTGAAGCTTTTAAGCCCTACAACAGCCAAGATTATGCAGACACAAAGTAG